The following are encoded in a window of Methanococcus voltae genomic DNA:
- a CDS encoding YfcE family phosphodiesterase, giving the protein MSNGSIKESFYKKPIEINDPNIRIGIISDTHIPDRHTCREIDDINECIKEQFSEYVENELKKVDLIIHCGDLTSKEVIEKLNELKSTKYKLILVKGNIDRYDPILSKIDLPQEYEFIVNGLKIGVIHGNTIEPRGDKLKLKYMALEKGWDVLISGHTHIPMIESVEGFDKTIMLLNPGSFTCPRIPLKTFIILDFENNKLNKIELKEVL; this is encoded by the coding sequence ATGTCAAACGGTTCGATTAAGGAAAGTTTTTACAAAAAACCGATTGAAATAAACGACCCTAACATACGTATTGGTATTATATCAGATACTCATATACCCGATAGACATACTTGCAGAGAGATAGATGATATAAATGAGTGCATAAAAGAACAGTTTTCAGAATATGTGGAAAATGAACTTAAAAAAGTAGATTTAATAATCCATTGTGGAGATTTAACCTCAAAAGAAGTAATTGAAAAGTTAAATGAGTTAAAAAGCACAAAATATAAATTAATCCTTGTAAAAGGTAATATCGATAGGTACGACCCTATATTATCAAAAATAGATTTACCTCAAGAATATGAGTTTATTGTAAATGGGCTTAAAATTGGAGTAATTCACGGTAATACTATAGAACCACGTGGTGATAAGTTAAAACTGAAATATATGGCACTCGAAAAAGGTTGGGACGTTTTAATTTCGGGTCATACCCATATACCGATGATTGAAAGTGTGGAAGGTTTTGATAAAACCATTATGTTATTAAACCCTGGTAGTTTCACTTGTCCAAGAATACCATTAAAAACATTTATAATATTAGATTTTGAGAATAATAAATTAAATAAAATAGAATTAAAAGAAGTATTGTAG
- a CDS encoding amino acid ABC transporter ATP-binding protein has translation MIEMVNIHKKFGENHVLKGVDLKVHKGEVVVILGPSGSGKSTLLRCINGLEVITDGKVIFENQDICDKKADINKIRQKIGMVFQQFNLFPHLTVMENITFAPIKVLKKSKEDAERLARELLKKVGLEDKDDAYPIQLSGGQQQRVAIARALAMKPDAMLFDEPTSALDPELVNEVLDVMKQLAYEGMTMVVVTHEMGFAKEVGDRIVFMDEGNIIEEGAPSEIFTNPKHDRTKNFFGKILSHN, from the coding sequence TTGATAGAAATGGTTAATATTCATAAGAAATTTGGTGAAAATCACGTTTTAAAAGGAGTAGATTTAAAAGTACATAAGGGGGAAGTGGTTGTGATTTTAGGGCCGAGTGGTAGTGGTAAATCAACCTTATTACGATGTATCAACGGTCTTGAAGTAATAACTGATGGAAAAGTAATATTTGAAAATCAAGATATTTGTGATAAAAAAGCAGATATTAATAAAATTCGCCAAAAAATCGGAATGGTATTCCAACAGTTTAACTTATTTCCTCATCTTACAGTAATGGAAAACATTACTTTTGCACCAATTAAAGTGCTAAAAAAATCAAAAGAAGATGCAGAAAGACTTGCAAGAGAATTACTTAAAAAAGTAGGGCTCGAAGACAAGGATGATGCTTATCCCATACAACTTTCAGGAGGTCAACAACAAAGGGTTGCAATTGCACGTGCTTTGGCAATGAAACCAGATGCAATGTTGTTTGATGAACCTACTTCCGCATTAGACCCTGAATTAGTTAACGAAGTTTTAGATGTAATGAAACAACTTGCATACGAAGGTATGACAATGGTTGTAGTGACTCACGAAATGGGTTTTGCAAAAGAAGTCGGAGATAGGATAGTTTTTATGGACGAAGGCAATATAATCGAAGAAGGGGCGCCCTCTGAGATATTTACAAATCCAAAACACGACAGAACTAAAAATTTCTTTGGAAAAATTTTATCACATAATTAA
- a CDS encoding basic amino acid ABC transporter substrate-binding protein produces the protein MVKNSIKALFLVALVAVVVSFAGCTDNGNANSNVEEPYVLTVGSSVDFRPFEYMDENGKPTGFDMDIIHEIGRRLDMEIEIIDSQFGGLIPALNTKKFDCVISAMTITENRSKEVKFSEPYFEAGQILSVNKDNNEITTLEDLSDKKVGVQIATTGDLIASENASKYNYEVKQYNKIGDAFMDMKNGKIDAVLVDNVVATEYFQENPGLYKLTGDLMTSESYGIATRLDDTELSEKIDKALADMKADGTYDEIYNKWFGDN, from the coding sequence ATGGTTAAAAATAGTATTAAAGCTCTTTTCTTAGTTGCTTTAGTTGCGGTTGTTGTTTCCTTCGCAGGATGTACTGATAACGGCAATGCAAACAGCAATGTGGAAGAGCCATATGTTTTAACAGTTGGTTCGAGTGTGGATTTCAGACCTTTTGAATATATGGATGAAAACGGTAAACCAACAGGATTTGATATGGATATAATCCACGAAATCGGCAGAAGACTTGATATGGAAATTGAAATAATCGATTCACAGTTTGGCGGTCTTATACCTGCGTTGAATACTAAAAAATTTGATTGTGTTATCTCAGCTATGACAATTACAGAAAACAGGTCAAAAGAAGTTAAATTCTCAGAACCTTACTTCGAAGCTGGTCAAATTTTGTCAGTTAACAAAGATAATAACGAAATTACAACTTTAGAAGACTTGTCTGACAAAAAAGTTGGTGTACAAATTGCTACAACTGGAGACCTTATTGCTTCAGAAAATGCTTCAAAATACAACTATGAAGTTAAACAATACAACAAAATTGGCGATGCTTTCATGGACATGAAAAACGGTAAAATTGACGCTGTTCTTGTTGATAACGTTGTTGCTACAGAATACTTCCAAGAAAACCCTGGTTTATATAAATTAACCGGCGATTTAATGACTTCAGAATCTTATGGTATTGCTACAAGATTAGACGATACAGAATTATCTGAAAAAATCGATAAAGCGTTAGCGGATATGAAAGCTGACGGTACATACGATGAAATATACAATAAATGGTTTGGAGATAATTAA
- a CDS encoding preprotein translocase subunit Sec61beta, which translates to MARDKNDEGLSTSAGLVRYMDTDISKIKVEPEKVLGITFAIIVAEALLNYGFLI; encoded by the coding sequence TTGGCTAGGGATAAAAACGATGAAGGGTTAAGCACAAGTGCTGGTTTAGTAAGATATATGGATACAGATATCTCTAAAATTAAAGTAGAACCTGAAAAAGTGCTTGGAATTACTTTTGCAATAATTGTTGCAGAAGCTTTATTAAACTACGGATTTTTAATTTAA
- a CDS encoding transcription factor S: MVEFCPKCNNIMLPKEGILKCVVCGFESSLENNKDKYELSEKIESKSQDVTVIENVNTLPSIRIECPSCGNMEAYWWLQQTRCADEPETRFYKCKKCSHTWREYD; encoded by the coding sequence ATGGTTGAATTTTGCCCAAAATGTAATAATATAATGTTACCTAAAGAAGGTATCTTAAAATGCGTAGTATGTGGATTTGAAAGTAGCTTAGAAAATAATAAAGATAAATATGAATTATCTGAAAAAATAGAAAGTAAATCACAAGATGTTACAGTAATTGAAAACGTAAATACATTACCATCCATTAGGATTGAATGTCCAAGCTGTGGAAATATGGAAGCATACTGGTGGTTACAACAAACAAGATGTGCAGATGAACCGGAAACAAGATTTTATAAATGTAAAAAATGCTCACATACTTGGAGAGAATACGATTAA
- the porB gene encoding pyruvate synthase subunit PorB, which translates to MARQFPREELFAPGHRGCAGCGAAIVARLALKAAGKNTIVANATGCLEVMTTPYPETAWRVPWMHVAFENAAAVASGIEAAVKSLKRKRGLYEGEKVNVIAFGGDGGTADIGFQALSGAMERGHDMVYIMYDNEAYMNTGVQRSGSTPFMASTTTSPAGSVIRGENRPKKNMPMIMAAHGIPYVATASISYPEDFMNKVKKACEIDGPAFIQILQPCTTGWGYPASKTVELGRLAVKAGIWPLYEIENGEYRVTYKPSKRISIEEYLKTQKRYRHLTEEDVEEMQQLIDHKCQEMGI; encoded by the coding sequence ATGGCAAGACAATTCCCAAGAGAAGAATTATTTGCTCCCGGACACAGAGGTTGTGCAGGTTGTGGAGCAGCAATTGTTGCAAGATTAGCTTTAAAAGCAGCAGGTAAAAACACCATCGTAGCAAACGCTACCGGATGTCTCGAAGTTATGACAACTCCATACCCAGAAACAGCTTGGAGAGTGCCTTGGATGCACGTTGCATTTGAAAACGCAGCAGCAGTTGCAAGTGGTATCGAAGCAGCAGTTAAATCCTTAAAAAGAAAAAGAGGACTTTACGAAGGCGAAAAAGTAAATGTAATCGCTTTCGGCGGTGATGGTGGTACAGCAGATATCGGTTTCCAAGCATTAAGTGGTGCAATGGAAAGAGGACACGATATGGTATATATTATGTACGATAACGAAGCATATATGAATACAGGGGTTCAAAGAAGTGGTTCAACTCCATTTATGGCTTCAACAACTACATCACCAGCAGGTAGTGTAATTAGGGGAGAAAATAGACCTAAGAAGAATATGCCTATGATTATGGCAGCTCACGGTATTCCCTATGTGGCTACAGCTTCGATTAGCTACCCAGAAGACTTTATGAACAAAGTTAAAAAAGCTTGTGAAATTGATGGGCCAGCATTTATTCAAATTTTACAGCCTTGTACAACAGGTTGGGGTTATCCAGCATCTAAAACAGTTGAATTAGGTAGATTGGCAGTTAAAGCAGGAATTTGGCCACTTTACGAAATTGAAAATGGTGAGTATAGGGTAACATACAAACCTTCAAAAAGAATTTCAATTGAAGAGTACTTAAAAACTCAAAAAAGATACAGGCATTTAACCGAAGAAGACGTTGAAGAAATGCAACAATTAATCGACCACAAATGTCAAGAGATGGGAATTTAA
- the porD gene encoding pyruvate synthase subunit PorD, giving the protein MVNKGTIIYEPGNSINNKTGSWRVFKPILDNDKCIKCENCYIFCPEGCIQPDENGDFKIDYDYCKGCLICEEECPVKAITGIREEK; this is encoded by the coding sequence ATGGTTAATAAAGGTACTATTATATATGAACCTGGAAACTCAATTAATAACAAAACTGGTAGTTGGAGAGTTTTCAAACCTATCCTCGACAACGATAAATGTATCAAATGTGAAAATTGTTATATATTCTGCCCTGAAGGATGTATACAACCTGATGAAAACGGAGATTTCAAAATTGATTACGATTACTGTAAAGGTTGCTTAATCTGTGAAGAAGAATGTCCTGTGAAAGCAATTACTGGAATAAGAGAAGAAAAATAA
- a CDS encoding DUF357 domain-containing protein yields MNIKINPEYETQKQDVLTYAKIENYYDRTEEAISIIKKGLPSEKSLLHDIAIDFMTMIECYFSDAKTFIQKGDYINAFASLNYAYGWIDAGARLGIFNVGDDDVRFTLAK; encoded by the coding sequence TTGAATATAAAAATCAACCCAGAATACGAAACACAAAAACAAGATGTATTGACATATGCAAAAATAGAAAATTATTATGATAGAACAGAAGAAGCCATTTCTATCATAAAAAAAGGATTACCATCTGAAAAAAGCTTGCTTCACGATATAGCCATAGATTTCATGACTATGATTGAATGTTATTTTTCAGATGCAAAAACATTTATACAAAAAGGAGACTATATAAACGCATTTGCTTCGTTAAATTATGCTTATGGTTGGATAGATGCAGGTGCAAGACTTGGCATTTTCAATGTAGGCGACGACGATGTGAGATTTACATTAGCAAAATAG
- a CDS encoding 4Fe-4S dicluster domain-containing protein, producing MKKIVMLDSKSCDNCGDCMKACSEVHGVSRISILDYQGEYFPVVCQHCASAPCGEICPVNAIDVNNGVVHLNEELCIGCGLCALACPFGAIFINEKTAHKCDLCIEENDECACIKACSKRCLEVVDVEDIVLSKKLKNLPNLASITKPGSKAGKSKNKSLMSLITSSSRVNNP from the coding sequence ATGAAAAAAATTGTCATGTTGGATAGTAAATCTTGTGATAATTGTGGAGATTGCATGAAAGCATGTTCAGAGGTTCACGGGGTAAGTAGGATAAGTATACTCGATTATCAAGGTGAATACTTCCCAGTAGTGTGCCAACACTGTGCTTCAGCTCCTTGTGGCGAAATATGTCCTGTAAATGCAATAGACGTTAACAACGGCGTAGTTCACTTAAACGAGGAATTATGTATCGGCTGTGGATTATGTGCATTAGCTTGTCCATTTGGTGCAATTTTCATAAATGAAAAAACCGCTCACAAATGTGATTTATGTATTGAAGAAAATGACGAATGTGCTTGTATAAAAGCATGTTCTAAAAGATGCTTAGAAGTAGTAGATGTTGAAGATATCGTATTATCCAAAAAACTCAAAAATTTACCAAATTTAGCAAGTATCACAAAGCCAGGTTCAAAAGCAGGTAAATCTAAAAATAAAAGTTTAATGTCTTTAATAACTTCTTCTTCAAGAGTAAATAATCCGTAA
- a CDS encoding DUF555 domain-containing protein: MTNYHVKLQAAYVAKNVEDAEDAIGIAISQIGKSLNKGKLDYVDIELGLTLCPECSEPVDCVLVVARTAIVGIILSMRVFNAESPEHALRIAKASIGKALKDIPLEEIDVVDF, from the coding sequence ATGACAAATTATCACGTAAAATTACAAGCAGCATATGTTGCAAAGAATGTAGAAGATGCAGAAGATGCAATAGGAATTGCAATTTCCCAGATAGGTAAATCTTTGAATAAGGGAAAATTGGACTACGTAGACATTGAGTTAGGATTAACTTTATGTCCAGAATGTAGCGAACCAGTTGATTGCGTGTTAGTGGTTGCGAGAACTGCAATTGTAGGTATCATCCTATCAATGAGAGTATTTAACGCAGAAAGTCCGGAACATGCCCTTAGAATCGCAAAAGCTTCAATTGGTAAAGCTTTAAAAGATATACCACTCGAAGAAATCGATGTTGTAGATTTTTAA
- the porA gene encoding pyruvate synthase subunit PorA, with translation MQNVKVITGTSAAAEAAKLADVDVIAAYPITPQTTSVEKLADFVANGELNAEYIKVESEHSAISACVGASATGARTFTATSSQGLALMHEILFAAAGMRMPIVMMNANRALSAPINIWNDQQDSISQRDTGWIQLYAENNQETLDLIIQAFKIAENENVLLPIMVNLDGFILTHTVEPVEIPEKEKVLNFVGQYEPKHAYLRPEKPMTQGALGDPEWYMETRYDVQQAQDNALKVIEEVHDKFAEKFGRAYGNGLIETYNTEKAETVLITMGSLCGTIKDVIDELKAEGKEYGLLKIISYRPLPTEQIKEALKGTKNIAILDKDISLGLNKGALFTDVAPFLEAKTANYIVGLGGRDIKKAHIKEIIEHVEKEAKDTETKWIGLKE, from the coding sequence ATGCAAAATGTTAAAGTTATAACCGGCACTTCGGCAGCTGCAGAGGCTGCTAAATTGGCAGACGTTGATGTTATAGCCGCTTATCCTATCACCCCACAGACAACATCTGTAGAGAAATTAGCGGACTTTGTAGCTAATGGGGAATTGAATGCGGAATATATTAAAGTAGAAAGCGAACACTCAGCAATAAGTGCGTGTGTCGGTGCAAGTGCAACCGGTGCAAGGACATTCACTGCAACATCATCACAAGGTTTAGCGTTAATGCACGAGATATTATTCGCAGCAGCAGGTATGAGAATGCCTATTGTAATGATGAACGCAAACAGAGCTTTATCAGCACCTATTAATATCTGGAACGACCAGCAAGACAGCATTTCACAAAGAGATACTGGATGGATTCAATTATATGCTGAAAACAACCAAGAAACTTTGGATTTAATTATTCAGGCATTTAAAATCGCAGAAAACGAAAATGTTTTATTGCCTATAATGGTAAACTTAGACGGTTTTATTTTAACACACACCGTAGAACCTGTGGAAATACCTGAAAAAGAAAAAGTTTTAAACTTTGTTGGTCAATACGAACCTAAACACGCATACTTAAGACCTGAAAAACCAATGACACAAGGTGCGTTGGGCGACCCAGAATGGTATATGGAAACAAGATATGATGTACAACAAGCTCAAGACAATGCTTTAAAAGTTATAGAAGAAGTTCACGACAAATTCGCTGAAAAATTCGGTAGAGCTTACGGAAATGGTTTAATCGAGACTTACAACACTGAAAAAGCTGAAACTGTTTTGATTACAATGGGTTCATTATGTGGAACCATCAAAGATGTAATTGATGAGTTGAAAGCTGAAGGTAAGGAATACGGTTTATTAAAAATCATCAGCTACAGACCTTTACCTACAGAACAAATCAAAGAAGCTTTAAAAGGTACTAAAAACATCGCAATCTTGGATAAAGACATAAGCTTAGGTTTAAACAAGGGTGCTTTATTTACCGATGTTGCTCCATTCTTAGAAGCTAAAACCGCTAACTACATAGTAGGACTTGGTGGAAGAGACATAAAAAAGGCACATATAAAGGAAATCATAGAACACGTGGAAAAAGAAGCAAAAGACACTGAAACAAAGTGGATTGGCTTAAAAGAATAA
- a CDS encoding 4Fe-4S binding protein, which produces MKIMPNIELCVDCGRCERSCPHNAIFIVEGIPIRCMHCESAPCIQVCPENALKKVGDRVILDNDKCIGCSLCTEVCPIGAIRIDGATGIATKCNDCMEFDSEICVDVCPTGALSSYKKIVDDKRDDMLVKLKKLTTLNK; this is translated from the coding sequence ATGAAAATAATGCCCAACATCGAGTTATGTGTGGATTGCGGAAGATGTGAACGTTCCTGCCCTCATAACGCAATATTTATCGTTGAAGGCATTCCTATTAGGTGTATGCACTGTGAAAGTGCTCCGTGTATTCAAGTATGCCCGGAAAATGCACTTAAAAAAGTAGGGGATAGGGTAATTCTCGATAATGATAAATGTATCGGCTGTTCTTTATGTACGGAAGTGTGTCCTATCGGGGCTATAAGAATAGACGGTGCTACAGGAATTGCTACAAAATGTAATGATTGTATGGAATTTGATTCAGAAATTTGTGTGGATGTATGTCCAACAGGTGCTTTATCTTCATATAAAAAAATTGTAGACGATAAAAGGGACGATATGTTAGTTAAATTAAAAAAATTGACTACATTGAACAAATAA
- the gatA gene encoding Asp-tRNA(Asn)/Glu-tRNA(Gln) amidotransferase subunit GatA — protein MIINRAQEYLEKIEKSDLNAFIEVKPERVLKEAQDLEKNDALKNKPLYGKIIGIKSNINVEGYTISCASKTLSNYIGTYDATVIKKLKSQGALIIGMTNMDEFASGSSGETSYYGPTKNAAALDRIPGGSSSGSASAVAGDLCDMTLGSDTGGSIRNPASHCGVVGFKPSYGVVSRQGLCDLSMSLDQIGPLTKTAEDALLLTNAIKGKDISETTSLSTPKFNKNTEEVKNYKVGVVKEFMDITDEKIRNNIEKGIQALEDVGCEIVELNYNYTDIALPTYYLINYVEFFSATRKYDGRRYGYPIEEACGEEVLRRILIGKTISEQEFSGKYYKKALQARRTMKAEMIKFFDKVDIIAGSTVPKLPHKLGEEISTMDMYAYDVLTVPTNLCGMCAGVVRCGDINGIPVGLQLQGAPLSDEKVLNTMIEFENRF, from the coding sequence ATGATTATCAATAGGGCTCAGGAATATCTCGAAAAAATAGAAAAATCTGATTTAAACGCTTTTATAGAAGTAAAACCCGAAAGAGTTTTAAAAGAAGCACAAGACTTAGAAAAAAACGATGCTTTAAAGAATAAACCATTATATGGAAAAATAATTGGTATTAAATCTAACATAAACGTTGAAGGATATACCATTTCTTGCGCATCAAAAACATTGAGTAATTATATTGGAACCTACGATGCAACCGTTATTAAAAAATTAAAGTCTCAAGGTGCTTTAATTATTGGTATGACAAATATGGACGAGTTTGCAAGTGGTAGCAGTGGTGAAACATCCTACTATGGTCCAACAAAAAATGCAGCAGCTTTGGACAGAATACCAGGTGGTTCAAGTAGCGGTAGCGCTTCCGCAGTAGCTGGAGACTTGTGTGATATGACATTAGGTAGTGATACGGGGGGTAGTATTAGAAACCCTGCAAGTCATTGTGGCGTAGTTGGATTTAAACCATCATACGGTGTTGTAAGTAGGCAAGGTTTATGCGATTTATCAATGAGTCTTGACCAAATTGGACCTTTGACAAAAACCGCAGAAGATGCTTTATTATTAACAAATGCAATTAAAGGGAAAGATATTTCCGAAACTACTTCATTAAGTACTCCTAAATTCAATAAAAACACAGAAGAAGTTAAAAACTACAAAGTAGGGGTAGTTAAAGAATTTATGGACATCACTGATGAAAAAATTAGAAATAACATCGAGAAAGGTATTCAAGCTTTGGAAGATGTTGGTTGTGAAATTGTAGAATTAAACTATAATTATACAGATATCGCATTGCCTACTTACTATTTAATAAATTACGTTGAATTCTTCTCCGCTACAAGAAAATATGATGGTAGAAGATACGGATACCCAATAGAAGAAGCTTGTGGCGAAGAAGTTCTCAGAAGAATTTTAATCGGTAAAACAATCAGTGAACAGGAATTCAGCGGAAAGTACTATAAAAAAGCATTACAAGCAAGAAGAACAATGAAAGCGGAAATGATAAAGTTTTTTGACAAAGTAGATATTATTGCAGGTTCAACAGTTCCTAAATTGCCACACAAATTAGGGGAAGAGATTTCAACAATGGATATGTATGCTTACGATGTTTTAACAGTTCCTACTAACCTATGTGGTATGTGTGCAGGAGTTGTAAGATGTGGAGATATTAACGGCATACCTGTCGGTTTACAATTACAAGGAGCTCCTTTAAGCGACGAAAAAGTATTAAATACAATGATTGAATTTGAAAATAGATTCTAA
- a CDS encoding pyruvate ferredoxin oxidoreductase subunit gamma has protein sequence MIEVRFHGRGGQGAVTAAQILAKASFYDGKFCQAFPFFGVERRGAPVMAFTRINDEKIRLRTQIYAPNFVIVQDPTLLDTIDVTSGLQKGGLILINTLKDIDLNGYDVKTIDATGISLDVLGVPIVNTTMVGAFAGLTNQVSLESLKKAIKETFPGKLGEKNAAAAEKAYNSVQN, from the coding sequence ATGATTGAAGTAAGGTTTCACGGAAGAGGTGGACAAGGTGCAGTGACTGCTGCTCAAATTCTTGCCAAAGCTTCATTTTACGACGGTAAATTCTGTCAAGCATTCCCATTTTTTGGAGTAGAAAGAAGGGGTGCTCCGGTAATGGCATTTACAAGAATAAACGATGAAAAAATAAGGTTAAGAACTCAAATATACGCACCGAACTTTGTAATTGTCCAAGACCCTACATTATTGGATACTATCGACGTTACAAGCGGTTTGCAGAAAGGCGGGTTAATTTTAATAAACACATTAAAAGATATCGATTTAAATGGTTATGACGTTAAAACAATTGATGCAACAGGAATTTCCTTAGACGTTTTAGGAGTACCAATTGTTAATACCACAATGGTGGGGGCTTTTGCAGGTTTAACTAATCAAGTTAGTCTCGAATCATTAAAAAAAGCTATTAAAGAAACATTTCCTGGTAAATTAGGAGAAAAGAACGCAGCAGCAGCTGAAAAAGCTTATAACAGTGTTCAAAATTAA
- a CDS encoding amino acid ABC transporter permease — protein sequence MSGFDVNLFISIVPRLFEGALMTLKITVFSIILGIVLGVFVGVGRISSNFIYRSFSSVYIELIRGTPMLVQIMIIYFGLPDLGINLDAFLAGVLALGLNSGAYIGEIIKAGILSVHHGQMEAARSLGMNYFQAMRHIILPQAFRNVLPALGNEFIILLKDSSLLSVIAIVELLRVGDQVRGSTYNAWTPLLGVALFYLLMTIPLSRLVLYIEKRWKIDRNG from the coding sequence ATGTCAGGTTTTGATGTTAATTTATTTATTTCTATTGTTCCCCGATTATTTGAAGGCGCTTTAATGACCTTAAAAATAACAGTATTTTCCATTATACTGGGCATAGTCTTAGGCGTATTCGTAGGGGTTGGTAGAATATCTTCCAATTTTATATATCGTAGCTTTTCCTCGGTATATATAGAATTAATACGGGGTACGCCGATGCTTGTACAAATTATGATAATATACTTCGGTTTACCTGATTTAGGTATCAATCTCGATGCATTCTTAGCCGGGGTTTTAGCACTCGGTTTAAACAGTGGTGCTTATATTGGTGAAATTATAAAAGCAGGTATTTTATCAGTTCATCACGGGCAAATGGAAGCTGCAAGAAGTTTGGGAATGAATTACTTCCAAGCTATGAGACACATTATTCTCCCTCAAGCATTTAGAAATGTTTTACCTGCATTAGGTAATGAATTTATCATACTTTTAAAAGATTCCTCTTTATTATCCGTGATTGCTATTGTGGAACTTTTAAGAGTCGGTGATCAAGTCAGAGGGTCGACATATAACGCTTGGACCCCATTATTGGGTGTAGCATTATTTTATTTATTAATGACGATACCATTAAGTAGATTAGTCTTATATATTGAGAAAAGGTGGAAAATTGATAGAAATGGTTAA